The Glycine soja cultivar W05 chromosome 3, ASM419377v2, whole genome shotgun sequence genome window below encodes:
- the LOC114405372 gene encoding S-protein homolog 24-like gives MLKALAIVIVFLMMIMRVPAMQINEQENGGRKNIVVGAEDDNDGILGDKKTVRVLNGMNDGILVYLHCKSKDDDFHQHVLAVGEYQEWSFRDNIAGTTLYWCTMDANTLHASFEIYNAKRDDSKCDSQCNRTMKNDGGYFYNQFQGRWEKMLFWNIPKLTPV, from the coding sequence ATGTTGAAGGCCTTGGCCATAGTTATTGTGTTCTTGATGATGATTATGAGAGTCCCTGCAATGCAGATCAATGAACAAGAAAATGGTGGGAGGAAAAATATTGTTGTTGGTGCTGAAGATGATAATGATGGAATTCTTGGAGATAAGAAAACTGTTCGCGTTTTAAATGGGATGAATGATGGGATTCTTGTGTATCTCCATTGTAAATCGAAGGATGATGATTTTCACCAACATGTTCTTGCCGTTGGAGAGTACCAAGAATGGTCCTTCAGAGATAACATTGCTGGCACGACTCTTTATTGGTGCACCATGGATGCAAACACTTTGCATGCaagttttgaaatttataatGCCAAAAGGGATGATTCAAAGTGTGATAGCCAATGTAATCGAACCATGAAAAACGATGGAGGCTATTTTTATAATCAGTTCCAAGGTCGCTGGGAGAAGATGTTGTTTTGGAATATTCCAAAACTAACACCTGTCTAA